Proteins encoded in a region of the Triticum dicoccoides isolate Atlit2015 ecotype Zavitan chromosome 3A, WEW_v2.0, whole genome shotgun sequence genome:
- the LOC119268032 gene encoding F-box protein At2g32560-like produces MLALVATFVFSCLLFLSKPCARDMRLFLASISQQLALSLLGFLAGYRLLGGVASRATATAVDAMPLMPSFKRKRPAAKLETTDTTGEPSVLDLPELAIDCILAKLPPAELRNMAAVSRSMRERCRSDHLWERHMSDKWGSVLGTAARDEWRSYLSSSTAAGGGASGCGSAGSGKHRRWLAALSCVCPVVSWMRPRADGGAGTSGGPVLDDSIMSWYLHLESSKFWFPAQVYNREHGHVGFMMSCYDAELSYDFRTDTFHARYPPHGRRTVVLEDGVQWDRVRAPPVGTLAHDLHASDCLHELRPGDNIEIQWRRNKEFPYGWWYGVVGHLESCDGNEHFCRCHLSDTVVLEFNQYTPGSRWRQSLVNRKDHREEGNESDGFYGGIRKLQDKDEISKWKQLWPTDILE; encoded by the exons ATGCTTGCCCTGGTCGCCACCTTCGTCTTCTCCTGCCTCCTCTTCTTGTCCAAGCCATGCGCCCGTGACATGAGACTCTTCCTCGCCTCCATCTCCCAACAACTCGCGCTCTCGCTGCTCGGATTCTTGGCCGGCTACAGGCTGCTCGGCGGCGTCGCCTCCAGGGCCACGGCCACGGCCGTGGACGCCATGCCCCTTATGCCGTCCTTCAAGAGGAAGCGCCCGGCCGCCAAGCTGGAGACTACGGATACGACCGGCGAGCCGTCGGTGCTCGACCTCCCGGAGCTGGCCATCGACTGCATTCTCGCCAAGCTGCCGCCGGCGGAGCTGCGGAACATGGCCGCCGTCAGCCGGTCCATGCGGGAAAGGTGCAGGAGCGATCACCTCTGGGAGCGCCACATGTCCGACAAGTGGGGTTCTGTCCTGGGTACCGCCGCGAGGGACGAGTGGAGGTCGTACCTGTCCTCGTCAaccgcggccggcggcggcgcgtcggGGTGCGGGTCTGCTGGCAGCGGCAAGCACCGGAGGTGGCTTGCCGCGCTGTCCTGCGTCTGCCCGGTGGTGTCCTGGATGCGGCCTAGGGCTGACGGCGGCGCCGGCACGTCCGGGGGGCCTGTGCTGGATGATTCCATCATGTCGTGGTATCTCCACCTGGAGAGCAGCAAGTTCTGGTTCCCCGCACAGGTCTACAACCGAGAG CATGGGCATGTTGGGTTcatgatgtcatgctatgatgCAGAGCTCAGCTATGATTTCCGCACTGACACGTTCCACGCAAG GTATCCACCACACGGGCGACGAACCGTAGTCTTGGAGGATGGCGTGCAATGGGACAGGGTCAGGGCACCTCCCGTCGGAACTCTTGCACATGACCTGCATGCCTCTGACTGCTTACATGAACTACGGCCTGGCGATAACATTGAGATTCAGTGGAGAAGGAACAAGGAGTTCCCATATG GCTGGTGGTATGGAGTTGTTGGCCACTTGGAATCATGTGATGGAAATGAGCACTTTTGTCGGTGTCATCTTAGTG ACACTGTGGTGCTGGAGTTCAATCAATACACGCCAGGCTCAAGATGGAGGCAGTCCCTGGTGAATCGGAAGGACCACAGGGAAGAAGGCAACGAGAGTGACGGATTCTACGGTGGAATAAGGAAGCTCCAAGACAAGGATGAAATCTCAAAGTGGAAGCAGCTATGGCCAACGGATATCCTGGAATAA